Below is a genomic region from Azoarcus sp. KH32C.
CAACGGCAGCATGAAGCCGCGAGGAGACGGACATGGCCGCGATGCCCGTGCGCGAATCCCCTCTTCTCTCCGCCGTCGGACGCGTCCCGCTGGTGGAGATCACGGCGATCTGCGACATCGCCCCCCACTGCAGGCTCTTTGCAACCGTGGAGGGCGTCAATCCGGGCGGTTCGATCAAGGACCGACCGGTCGCGCGCATGCTCCTCAAAGGGATCCAGGCGGGCCACCTCGACGGCGGCCGCCGGCTGCTGGACTCCTCGTCCGGCAACGCCGGCATCTCGTACGCGCTCTTCGGCGCCGCGATGGGCATACCGGTGACCCTCGTCGTGCCCGGCAATGCCAGCCGCGAACGCATCGACCGCATCCGCGCGAGCGGGGCCGAGCTGATCCTAACCGATCCCATCGAAGGCTACGACTTCGCCGTCAGCGAAGCACGGCGCCTTGCGCGCGAACGCCCCGATTGCTATTGGTACTGTGATCAGTATTCGAATCCGGAGAATTGGCGCGCGCATTACGAAACGACGGGCGTCCAATTGCTGCGCGGTATCGCCGCAATCACCGGGCGCGCGCCGGACGCTTTCGTCGGCGGGATCGGCACCGGCGGCACGCTCACCGGCGTCGGCCGCCGGATGAAGGAGGCCAACCCGCAAACGCGCGTCGTCGTGGCGATCCCCGACGAATTCCCCGGGATCGAGGGACTCAAGCCGCTCGGGCATCCGGGCGACATGGTGCCGGCGATCCTCGACGAAACGCTGATCGACCGCCGCGTGGCGGTGCGGATGGAAGACGCGATCCCGATGTGCCGCCTGCTTGCGCGGGCGGGCCTGTTCGTGGGTCCGTCCTCCGGCGCGCTCGTACACGCGGCCTGCCGCGTCGCAATAGAAGATGGCTTGCACAACATCGCGACAATATTGCCGGACACCGGCGAACGCTACGTCTCGACCGGCCTGTGGTCCGGCCAGGGGACGTAAAGACGGGAGACCGCAGAACGGGACGACGACAGGGAGCTTCAACAGCATGGAGGTGTGACATGGCACTGAGACTAGGCGACGAGGCACCGGACTTCTCCGCCGCAACGACGCAGGGAACCATCAATTTCCACGAATGGATCGGGGACGGCTGGGCGATATTGTTCTCGCACCCGAAGGACTTTACCCCCGTATGCACCACGGAGCTGGGCTACATGGCGGGACTGCAGGCCGAGTTCGCCAAGCGCAACACCA
It encodes:
- a CDS encoding PLP-dependent cysteine synthase family protein translates to MAAMPVRESPLLSAVGRVPLVEITAICDIAPHCRLFATVEGVNPGGSIKDRPVARMLLKGIQAGHLDGGRRLLDSSSGNAGISYALFGAAMGIPVTLVVPGNASRERIDRIRASGAELILTDPIEGYDFAVSEARRLARERPDCYWYCDQYSNPENWRAHYETTGVQLLRGIAAITGRAPDAFVGGIGTGGTLTGVGRRMKEANPQTRVVVAIPDEFPGIEGLKPLGHPGDMVPAILDETLIDRRVAVRMEDAIPMCRLLARAGLFVGPSSGALVHAACRVAIEDGLHNIATILPDTGERYVSTGLWSGQGT